The Kluyvera intermedia genome includes the window AAGAAACCTGGTCGCTGCTGATTGATGAAAATAAACGCGCGGCGGACAGTGAGTTTTATACGCTGGGCGGCCTCAATGTTGCGCCAGATAATAATCTGCTGGCCGTTACCGAAGATTTTCTATCACGTCGCCAGTACGGTTTGCGCTTCCGCCATTTGGACAGTGAAACCTGGCTGCCGGAGGTTATTGAAGATGTCTCTCCTGGCGTGGTGTGGGGAAATGACTCACGTACCCTCTATTACGTGCGTCAGCATCCGACCACGCTGCTGCCATGGCAGGTCTGGCGTCATCAGATAGGCGCGCCCACTTCACAAGATGAGTTAATTTATGAGGAAGCTGACGAAGCATTCTATGTCAGCCTACATAAAACCTCTTCACGTAAGTACGTGGTGATTGCCCTTTCCAGTGCGACCACCAGTGAAATGCTGTTGCTGGATGCTGATAAAGCTCATGCACAGCCTCAGTCGTACCTGCCGCGTCGTAAAGATCATGAATACAGCCTCGATCATTATCAGCAGCAGTTCTATCTACGTTCCAACCGTGACGGTAAAAACTTTGGCCTTTACCGCAGCGAAAGCTGGGAAGAGAGCGCGTGGCAAACGGTGATCCCGCCACGTGATACGGTGATGCTGGAAGATTTCACCCTGTTTCGCGATTGGCTGGTGGTGGAAGAACGCCAGCAGGGGTTAATTCGTCTACGGCAGATCCATCGCCACAGTCAGCAGGAGCGGGAAATTGCGTTTGATGACCCCACCTATGTAACGTGGATTGCCTATAACCCGGAGCCTGAAACCTCCTGTCTGCGTTATGGTTATTCGTCAATGACCACACCGGATACGCTCTTTGAGCTGGACATGGACAGCGGGTCGCGCCAGCTGCTTAAACAGCAAGAGGTGAAAGGCTTTGATGCCAGCCACTATCGCAGCGAGCGTTTATGGGTAACGGCACGTGATGGAGTCAATGTTCCGGTGTCATTGGTGTATCGTCATGAACATTTCCGCGCCGGGAAAAATCCTCTTCTGGTCTACGGCTATGGCTCTTACGGTGCCAGTATGGACGCCGATTTCAGTAGTAGCCGCCTGAGCTTACTCGACCGGGGTTTTGTCTTTGCTATCGCCCATATTCGCGGTGGTGGTGAGTTGGGGCAGCAATGGTACGAAGACGGCAAGTTCCTCAAAAAACAGAATACGTTTAATGACTATATCGATGTCTGCGATGCGCTACTGATGAAAGGCTACGGTGATCCAGCGCTGTGCTACGGTATGGGGGGAAGTGCGGGCGGTATGCTGATGGGAACGGTGATTAACGAACGTCCTGAGCTGTTACACGGGGTGGTCGCTCAGGTGCCATTTGTCGATGTCGTTACCACCATGCTCGATGAATCTATCCCGCTGACGACCGGGGAATTTGAAGAGTGGGGTAATCCTCAGGATGAAACCTATTATCAGTACATGAAATCCTATAGCCCGTATGACAACGTCAAGGCGCAGGCATATCCGCATTTATTGGTGACCACTGGGCTGCATGATTCTCAGGTGCAGTATTGGGAGCCGGCGAAATGGGTGGCAAAACTGCGTGAGCAGAAAGTCGATGATAACCTTCTGCTACTGTGTACCGACATGGATTCTGGCCACGGTGGTAAGTCCGGGCGCTATAAGAGCTATGAAGGCGTGGCGCTAGAATACGCCTTCCTGATTGCGCTGGCGCAGGGCACGTTACCCGGACAAACGGAGCGCTAGTTACTTCTCCAGATAGTGCTTTAACGTCATTTTGAGTTCCGGGCTCATGCGCTCAAGGTTATTGAACAGCCAGCGCAGATAGCCCGGATCGTCTTTGGCGATCTCAGCCACTTCCTGCCCGCGGTATTTTCCAAAGGTAAATGTGCGCAGCAGCGCGGGGCGTCCGGTGACGTCAACCATTTGGTTCGCCGTCCAGCCGGAAACGTCCATGATATCAATCAGCAGCGCTGCGGTGATGTAGCAGTCATATAAGGCGCGGTGGTGGTGAAGACCTGGCGGTGTCGCCACGCTCAGCTTGCGGGATTTATACAGCGCCATATTGCTGTACTTAATACCCGGCCACAGTCGGCGCGCCATCTTCATGGTACAAATCCACTCGCCTTCCATTTCCGGTAGTACACGGCGGTCAAAACTGGCGTTATGCGCCACGTACCACGGGCTTCCCTGGTAGAAGGGAACGACATCTTCAATCCACGGCTTGTCGGCAACCATCTCTTCGGTGATGCGGTGGATAGCCATCGCCTGGGCGCTGATAGGGCGGTCAGGGCGCACCAGGTGGCTCATTGGATTGACAATTTTACCGTCTACAACATCGACGGAGGCTATCTCAACGACGCCCCCTTGTAAGTCGCAGGTTTCGGTATCGATAACGCGCAGCATGGCGAACTCCCGGCCAAAAACGCCTAGCGTAAAGGAATGATCTCGCCTTGCCAACCCTGGGCGCTTTTTCTGCCGGTGAGCAGCAATTCACCGCTGTCGGCACGAACGATAAGTTGTCCGTTTTCATCCCATAGCGCGCTCCCCCCAGAAAACGTCCCGCTCGCATAATTGGACTTTAGGACGGCGATAGCATACTTATGCGCGAAACGTTGCAAACGCTGGGTCGTACGCTGCTGCTGGGGTTCAGCCATCGAGCTGACGGTCGCCAACAGCGATGCCTGATGTGACAGCTCGCAGCCTTCATCGTTAAGTTCAAAGATGCTGATTTGATCGGAGTCCGGTGCAAGACAGGTTCCATTTCCCTGATGATGTTTAGCCGGTTGACGGGTGTGAGGGGCGAAAATGACGATGCCTTTAATCCGTGTGCCGTTTTGGTCGACCGGCAGTCCGGCAATGATGGTCATTTGATAACGCTGGGCTGCGTCACTCAGCGGTTGAAGCTGGGCGTCGCAGGGCGGGGTCGGGAGGTATTGTTCATCATTGGGCCCGGTGAGCGATAATTCAGGGAAAATTAATACTTTGCATGCCTGCTTTGCGGCGGCATCGATAAAACGCAGATGGTGGGCGATATTTTCTGCGACGTCTCCTTTACGTGGCGCATATTGCGCCGCAGCAATAGTCCATGTCAGCATAGTTGCATCCTTCAACACGTGTCAGTGGTCTTTTATTCTGTAAAAGAGTATCAAATCGGATGTCAGGATTTGTCACTAAGCGTAATCATTATTTAGATTTCGGCTCATACGGCAGACGAGAAAGATTGACGGACGCTAAACGGTGCGCAATCAACCGCTCACGAAACCAGTCTCGCAAGTGTTCGGGCTGCTCGCGTTCGACAACTTCGGCCACGATAGGCATGTTGTAGCGTTCTTTAAACGCGACGCCTGCGGCAGCTAGGTCGACGTTGACTTTATCCATCTCATCTTGTGGAAGGGTGGCGAGATTGGTTTGCATAATTGACTCCTTAAGGTAACGCGCAAAAGTTACTAAGAGTCTCGCAAAATGGCAAGTCCATAGGGCGCTTATCTCGACTCGAACATTATACAGCGTTATTCTTTAAGCTAGATTGATAACTAAAGGGAATGATGGAAATGAACTTCACCACGTCTCGCGCATTTTGTGCATCGCTATTCTTGTTAGGCATCTTTTCGACTTCGCAGGCTTTAGCGCATGCGCATCTACAGCAGCAAACGCCTGCCGCTAATTCGGAAGTCAGCCCCGCGCCGCAGACACTCACGCTAAACTTTTCAGAAGGTATTGAAGATAACTTTAGCGGCGTAACGCTGAAAGGGCCGAATCAGCAGACCATCACTATCGGCAAAGCGGTACGTAACGGGACAGATAAAAAGCAGCTTGTCGTCCCGTTGACGGAGTCGCTGGCATCAGGGTTGTACACCGTTGAATGGCACGTTGTTTCGGTCGATGGCCATAAAACGAAAGGCCAGTATCAATTTAGCGTTAAGTAATCATGCTGACGGCACTCTATATTGCGCTACGGTTTATCCATTTCACCTCACTAATGGTCGCTTTTGGCTGCACACTTTACGGCGGCTGGTGGGCACCACCTGCTCTACGACGTTTACTGACACAGCGCTTTTCTCAGTTGCTACGGGGAATGCTGGTACTCAGTGCGCTTACCGCAATGTTGATGCTGGGCGTACAAGGCGGGTTAATGGGGGGAGGCTGGTCAGATACCTGGCGACCTGACATCTGGCGAGCGGTGTTGCAAACACAGTTTGGTAGCGTCTGGCTATGGCAGATTGTATTGGCATGGGTTGCTTTGGGGATTGTCTGCGTACATCCCCGTCAGATGATGCGGAGACTTTTGCTTCTTGGGGTGGTGCAGTTTATTCTGCTCGCAGGTGTCGGTCATGCAGCCATGGGCGATGGCGCGATGGGGTTAGTGCAGCGGACAAATCATGCGCTGCATCTACTTTGTGCTGCCGCATGGGTGGGCGGGTTGGTGCCATTTCTTTATTGCCTACGTCTGACCAATGGGCGCTGGCGTACGCTTGCGATAACCACCATGATGCGCTTCTCCCGCTATGGTCACCTTGCGGTCGCAGGGGCAATTGCCACCGGTCTTATTAACGCCTGGCTTATCCAGGGGGGCATGACAACGGCAACACCTTATGGTCGCGCCTTATGGGTGAAATGTGGCCTTGTTCTACTGATGGTGACGGCGGCGTTAGTGAATCGCTATCTTCTGGTGCCACGCTTGGCAGCATCCAGGCCGCGGGTTCATCACCTGTTTATCCGTATTACGCAGGTTGAAATTGTTTTGGGGGCCGGGGTACTGGCATGTGTAAGCCTGTTTGCGACCTGGGAACCCTTTTGATTAAAAATGGCGAAATTATGAAAAAAATGATCTTTTCTTTATTGCTGTTAAGCGTGTCGGGTACGGCGCTGGCAGCACAAGTTATCACGGTCAGCCGTTTTGAAGTGGGCAAAGATAAGTGGGCGTTTAACCGTGAAGAGGTGATGTTGACCTGTCGGGAGGGGAATGCGTTGTATGTGATAAACCCGAGCACCCTGGTTCAGTATCCGTTGAACGACGTGGCGCAAGAACAGGTGAAAGCCGGAAAAACCCAGGCGCAGCCGCTCAGCATCATTCAGGTTGACTCCCCCAAACAGCCGGGCGTAAAAATGAGTTTAGCGCCGTTTATTGAGCGAGCGGAGAAACTTTGCTAACCAGTAGTATATCCATCTGAAAATTAACAAAAAACCGCAGCCTTTCTCGCGAAATGTCTGCGGTTTTTTCATTTTATGCCGTTTATTAGACGAAAATTTTCAGCTCACAGAGGGTGTGGACTGGAAAACCTGTCACGGTCATCTATTCTTATAAAGCAAGGCGATTGAGCCTGCATTAATGCCAACTTTTAGCGCACGGCTCTCTCCCAAGAGCCATTTCCCTGGACCGAATACAGGAATCGTATTCGGTCTCTTTTTGCCTGCTGTATACGTCCGGCAGGACAAACAGCGTCATGCGACCGCGTGCTTGTTAAACCAATGTAAACAGATTCGCGCTGCCATCCAAGCATTTTTTCACC containing:
- a CDS encoding YebY family protein, encoding MMKKMIFSLLLLSVSGTALAAQVITVSRFEVGKDKWAFNREEVMLTCREGNALYVINPSTLVQYPLNDVAQEQVKAGKTQAQPLSIIQVDSPKQPGVKMSLAPFIERAEKLC
- a CDS encoding carbon-nitrogen hydrolase family protein; translated protein: MLTWTIAAAQYAPRKGDVAENIAHHLRFIDAAAKQACKVLIFPELSLTGPNDEQYLPTPPCDAQLQPLSDAAQRYQMTIIAGLPVDQNGTRIKGIVIFAPHTRQPAKHHQGNGTCLAPDSDQISIFELNDEGCELSHQASLLATVSSMAEPQQQRTTQRLQRFAHKYAIAVLKSNYASGTFSGGSALWDENGQLIVRADSGELLLTGRKSAQGWQGEIIPLR
- the yobA gene encoding CopC domain-containing protein YobA, with amino-acid sequence MNFTTSRAFCASLFLLGIFSTSQALAHAHLQQQTPAANSEVSPAPQTLTLNFSEGIEDNFSGVTLKGPNQQTITIGKAVRNGTDKKQLVVPLTESLASGLYTVEWHVVSVDGHKTKGQYQFSVK
- the ptrB gene encoding oligopeptidase B, translating into MPPKAKRIPHTMTLHGDTRIDNYYWLRDDTRSEPAVLDYLKQENDYGREAMSSQRSLQDNVLKEIIDRIPPREVSTPYIKNGYRYRQVYEPGHEYAIYQRQALNEETWSLLIDENKRAADSEFYTLGGLNVAPDNNLLAVTEDFLSRRQYGLRFRHLDSETWLPEVIEDVSPGVVWGNDSRTLYYVRQHPTTLLPWQVWRHQIGAPTSQDELIYEEADEAFYVSLHKTSSRKYVVIALSSATTSEMLLLDADKAHAQPQSYLPRRKDHEYSLDHYQQQFYLRSNRDGKNFGLYRSESWEESAWQTVIPPRDTVMLEDFTLFRDWLVVEERQQGLIRLRQIHRHSQQEREIAFDDPTYVTWIAYNPEPETSCLRYGYSSMTTPDTLFELDMDSGSRQLLKQQEVKGFDASHYRSERLWVTARDGVNVPVSLVYRHEHFRAGKNPLLVYGYGSYGASMDADFSSSRLSLLDRGFVFAIAHIRGGGELGQQWYEDGKFLKKQNTFNDYIDVCDALLMKGYGDPALCYGMGGSAGGMLMGTVINERPELLHGVVAQVPFVDVVTTMLDESIPLTTGEFEEWGNPQDETYYQYMKSYSPYDNVKAQAYPHLLVTTGLHDSQVQYWEPAKWVAKLREQKVDDNLLLLCTDMDSGHGGKSGRYKSYEGVALEYAFLIALAQGTLPGQTER
- a CDS encoding DNA polymerase III subunit theta yields the protein MQTNLATLPQDEMDKVNVDLAAAGVAFKERYNMPIVAEVVEREQPEHLRDWFRERLIAHRLASVNLSRLPYEPKSK
- the copD gene encoding copper homeostasis membrane protein CopD, which gives rise to MLTALYIALRFIHFTSLMVAFGCTLYGGWWAPPALRRLLTQRFSQLLRGMLVLSALTAMLMLGVQGGLMGGGWSDTWRPDIWRAVLQTQFGSVWLWQIVLAWVALGIVCVHPRQMMRRLLLLGVVQFILLAGVGHAAMGDGAMGLVQRTNHALHLLCAAAWVGGLVPFLYCLRLTNGRWRTLAITTMMRFSRYGHLAVAGAIATGLINAWLIQGGMTTATPYGRALWVKCGLVLLMVTAALVNRYLLVPRLAASRPRVHHLFIRITQVEIVLGAGVLACVSLFATWEPF
- the exoX gene encoding exodeoxyribonuclease X, encoding MLRVIDTETCDLQGGVVEIASVDVVDGKIVNPMSHLVRPDRPISAQAMAIHRITEEMVADKPWIEDVVPFYQGSPWYVAHNASFDRRVLPEMEGEWICTMKMARRLWPGIKYSNMALYKSRKLSVATPPGLHHHRALYDCYITAALLIDIMDVSGWTANQMVDVTGRPALLRTFTFGKYRGQEVAEIAKDDPGYLRWLFNNLERMSPELKMTLKHYLEK